The Malus domestica chromosome 06, GDT2T_hap1 genome has a segment encoding these proteins:
- the LOC103437694 gene encoding protein neprosin-like, whose translation MKGVGEEGFNPNPPQLPWTKLRNVISHYTTTTRQPVQCNQTQISDSVFVPNSRQRQQQQQPTPLIKPKHSSKLAPPTYSHTSTSFSFVSMLLVLLLLVASSSLFTPALSHPVVSDSGLRRPSPANRTFRTSSEINKLRGVQAQSYLRKINKPAVKTIQSPDGDVIDCVLSHLQPAFDHPELKGKKPLDEPDRPKNHNSTDKVGESYQLWTDSGESCPQGTVPIRRTGEKDILRASSIRRFGRKPRRHVRRDSSGSGHEHAVVFVNGDQYYGAKASINVWAPRVTDQYEFSLSQIWVISGSFGHDLNTIEAGWQVSPELYGDNYPRFFTYWTTDAYQATGCYNLLCSGFVQTNNRIAIGAAISPRSSYGSRQFDIGLMVWKDPRHGHWWLEFGNGLLVGYWPAFLFSHLRSHASMVQFGGEIVNSRSRGYHTSTQMGSGQFAEAGFGKASYFRNLQVVDWDNNLLPLANLHLQADHPNCYDIRQGRNNVWGTYFYYGGPGRNVRCP comes from the exons ATGAAGGGAGTAGGAGAAGAAGGTTTTAATCCTAATCCACCACAACTTCCATGGACAAAACTGAGGAATGTGATATCCCACTACACAACAACAACTAGACAACCAGTCCAATGCAACCAAACACAAATCTCTGATTCCGTTTTTGTACCAAACAGTAGACAGAgacaacagcaacaacaaccTACTCCCCTAATCAAACCCAAACATTCCTCCAAACTGGCTCCTCCTACTTATTCTCACACCTCCACCTCCTTCTCATTCGTCTCCATGCTTCTTGTTCTCTTACttcttgttgcttcttcttctctctttacTCCTGCATTGTCCCACCCAGTTGTCTCGGATTCCGGCCTACGCCGCCCCTCCCCGGCCAATCGGACATTTCGGACCAGCTCGGAGATCAACAAGTTGAGGGGGGTCCAAGCCCAATCATATTTAAGGAAAATCAACAAGCCTGCTGTCAAGACTATTCAG AGTCCAGATGGCGATGTGATAGATTGTGTTTTATCTCATCTCCAACCAGCTTTTGATCATCCTGAGCTCAAAGGGAAGAAGCCATTG GACGAACCAGACAGGCCCAAAAACCATAACAGCACAGATAAAGTTGGTGAGAGCTATCAGCTATGGACAGACTCAGGTGAATCATGTCCACAAGGAACAGTACCGATCCGGCGCACCGGAGAGAAAGACATTTTACGCGCAAGCTCCATCAGAAGATTCGGCAGAAAACCTAGAAGACACGTGAGGAGAGACTCCTCTGGCAGTGGCCATGAG CATGCAGTTGTGTTTGTAAATGGAGATCAGTACTACGGAGCAAAGGCCAGCATCAATGTGTGGGCGCCACGGGTCACTGATCAGTATGAATTTAGCTTGTCCCAGATTTGGGTTATCTCTGGTTCTTTTGGCCATGATCTCAACACCATTGAAGCTGGATGGCAG GTTAGCCCGGAGTTGTATGGAGATAATTACCCAAGATTCTTTACATACTGGACA ACAGATGCATATCAAGCAACTGGATGCTACAACTTGCTTTGCTCTGGATTTGTCCAAACAAATAATAGAATTGCAATTGGAGCAGCAATCTCCCCAAGGTCCTCTTATGGTAGCAGACAATTTGACATTGGCTTGATGGTCTGGAAG GATCCAAGGCATGGACATTGGTGGCTAGAATTTGGAAATGGCCTACTGGTTGGATACTGGCCAGCATTCTTGTTCAGTCACCTGAGGAGCCATGCAAGCATGGTGCAATTTGGGGGTGAAATTGTAAATAGCAGATCTAGAGGGTACCACACATCTACACAAATGGGGAGTGGACAATTTGCAGAAGCAGGGTTTGGAAAAGCATCTTATTTCAGAAACTTGCAGGTTGTGGATTGGGATAACAATTTGCTCCCACTCGCAAATCTCCACCTCCAGGCTGATCACCCTAATTGTTATGATATAAGACAGGGAAGAAATAATGTGTGGGGGACTTACTTTTACTATGGAGGTCCTGGAAGAAATGTGAGGTGTCCATGA